One Rhipicephalus microplus isolate Deutch F79 chromosome 4, USDA_Rmic, whole genome shotgun sequence genomic window carries:
- the LOC119173013 gene encoding uncharacterized protein LOC119173013, whose translation MSTTLLSWTSGKLQRQPVATAASCQLRGPRIFVTDQVTKRRFLVDYDSDICCFPRTFLRDKRPRTSSELSAVNHLSIKTYGSLPFNSNFKNLCRDFLWNFVIADVTEPIIGPDFLAYYSLLPDCRYDRLFDATTGFFTPGQCATTLQPNVKALTIGNQLPYHDILAEFPDLTRASGRPREVRHSTVHYIRANPGPWSHAAPVG comes from the coding sequence ATGTCAACCACCTTGCTCAGCTGGACGTCAGGGAAACTTCAACGGCAGCCCGTAGCGACGGCCGCGAGCTGCCAACTTAGAGGTCCTCGCATATTTGTCAccgaccaagtcacaaagcggCGGTTCCTCGTCGACTATGACTCCGACATATGTTGCTTTCCCCGAACCTTCCTGCGTGACAAACGTCCTCGCACGTCCTCTGAGCTCAGCGCGGTGAACCATTTGAGCATCAAGACCTACGGCTCGCTCCCCTTTAACAGCAACTTCAAAAACCTCTGTCGAGATTTTTTATGGAATTTCGTCATCGCCGACGTCACAGAGCCGATAATCGGGCCCGACTTCTTAGCCTACTACAGTCTTCTACCTGACTGCCGATATGACCGACTTTTTGACGCTACAACAGGTTTCTTCACGCCGGGCCAATGTGCGACCACCCTACAGCCTAACGTCAAGGCACTCACCATTGGGAACCAGTTGCCATACCATGATATTCTCGCAGAATTTCCCGACCTGACTCGAGCTAGCGGGCGTCCGCGAGAGGTGCGCCACTCAACCGTGCACTACATTCGTGCTAATCCCGGCCCCTGGTCTCATGCCGCGCCCGTCGGCTAG